CGCACCGTCTGCGAcacaaacccacgagccaaaaatgaacgtcgtgccctggAAGGGCACAGCATTGGTGAACTTGAACAATgtcatcgagttcgccggtggatcttcgatgcgcacccctacctggtgcgccagctatcggtgttttaccgcctgcccaccgaggggtatacccgaggtggtaagttttagttAGGGTgatgccgagattaggaactcgaaggtgcaagcaacgcaaggtttagataggttcgggctgcgatgtgcgtaataccctacgtcctgtatggtggtttgtattgccttgggtgttgatgttatgttttgaggggggtccctgcctgcccttatatatccgggaggatagggttacatgaatcctagtccgacactagcctaggaaccgtattcgagtacaactcgagtagcttccttctatatcggctagtcctacttcgcatgcgagtagagtacgaCATGGATAAGGTACAgaacatgtcctatcccctattccgtatgaactacgttatgtacacattCCCGTAATCCCAGGTCTGACAGGGGGGCTCTCCAAGTCTTTTCTTCTTGCTCCACTTTTTTCTTTTCCATGATTTTATTTTGGTTCCCTTTTTACTCTTTCTTTTTCCTATTTTTGTTTTCTTTTGATAGGAATACTACGGATCTTTCCACATTGCACCGGCTTCGTGGCAGAGAATCCGAAGGGTGGTGCTTCGGCCCGCGTTGCACACGTTGAGGTGTCGAGGACTCAAGCCTCCCAAGGAAGGCCCTCATCCTTGAGGGGCTACTGTTGGGGATACCACCTTTGGATCCACCCGAAGGCCACGAGCCGAAGGTCAAGACGAAGCTTCGGAGGTGCCCTAAAGGAGTCCTGAAGGGTCGAAGTGACGAAGCCCATGCGAGGTGACCTGGCGTTGACTGGCCGCCCGAGACCCAACGAAGCTCGGAGGCCGAAGGCTAGGCGTCGAAGGGGGCCTTTGTAGAAGGAGACTAGGCCAGTGAGCGTGATGAGCCGTAAAGTAGGGTTAGAGAGGAAATTACTGTATACCCCTAGAGTATTCGAAGAATATTGTCATTGAGGGGTAAAAAGGTGTAATTATGGAGGGGGCAAGTGAACcgcccctataaatacccctgTAATTGTAATTGATGGGACTGTTGGTCCCTACTGAATAGAAAACTGGTTTCTATCCGAAGGGTCTTCTACTTGTGCCGTTAGCGATCCATAAGCTGTTGTGGGGCTTCTTCACTCTGAAGGGTACTCTCCACCAACATAAGGTAGTCTCTAGAACAAGGAATTTTTTTTCCACAAGGAATCTGCTGGAGCAAGTACACTTCCTTTGCCCTTTCCTAGAACAACTCTTAGTTTGCTTAGCTTTTTGTATATCTCGCTCCCATTTAGGTACTTGGGAGCTGAACATTCCTCCCTTGTACCATCAAAGGATTTCTTGTTCCGATGATATGGGTGAGACTTCGGAAGGAACCTACAATGACCCATGTAAACCATTTTCCCGCTATTGCTCAACCAACTTGCATATGTATTATCCAAATATACCACACATCCCTTGTAACCCTTTGTAAATTGGCCTGACAAGCTACCTAGGCTAGGAAGATCTATGATTGTTATGAATAACAGTGCCTTCAGAGTGAAGTGTTCTTGCTTGTACTCATCCCACACCTTGACACCATCTTGCCCTTCATTAGATCATCCACCAATGGTTCCAAATACACTTCGATATCATTTCTAGGTTGTTTTGGCCCTTGGATTAGTAACAACATCATGATGTAGGTCCGCTTTGTACAAAGCCAAGGAGGGAGGTTGTATATGCAAAGGGTAATGGGCCAAGTGTTGTGTTTGCTACTCACCGTGTTAAAAGGACACATCCCTCTCGTACTCAAAACGAATCTTATGTTTCTTATCTCCTTAACACAATGATTCTTGTATTTGTAATTAATAGCTTTGCACTGTGAACCATCTGTTGGGTACGTGTGTGAGTTTTCCATCATTTGCAAACATCCGCTTCAAACGAGGAATAATAGGAAAATACCACACGATCTTGGCAAGAGGTCGTTTATTGCAGTCACCTTTCATTGATGTTGCAGAGTCTGGATACTTGTATCGTGAAGCTGAGCACACTGGACAGACACCCAAATCTTTATATTTGCCGCGATACAAGATGCAATCATTGGGGCATGCATGGAATTTTTTTACCTCTAGTCTCATTGGGCAGATCATTTGTTTGGCCTGGTATGTATTTTCAGGCAACCCGTTAGGACTCAGAAGAAACTTCTGTAGTAAACTGAACAAATAATTGAATCCTTTATCTAACAAACCATTACTGGACTTCATCTCCAATTGCATCAGATCTGCTTCAAGTTTTGACACGCTGCACCCTGGGTAAAGACTGTTTTTGCATCCTTTCTCATATGCTCCAACTTCATCAAATTCTTTTCATCGAGGAAATCTAGTTCACCATCACGTACCATCTAGTGTAGCGCATCTACAACATTATCAGCAACTAGTGTTTCTTGCATGGTTTCATTGACGCTTTCATATCAAATTAACTGCACTGTTTTTGGGATAGTTGTTTTCTCCACTATTTTATGCCTGGATGGACTGCATTGAGAATTGAGTAGGTTCATTCGCACCAACCTCACCGTGCTTGTTCCAAACTTGATAGTTAGGCATAAAACCCCTAAGCAGGTCAGCTCAATGTTGCCAAACTACTTTTGATTTTTGCAATCAATGCATGGGCAATACACGTAGCAATCATCTTATAGGTTCTTGTATGCTTTGGTGGTCTGCACAAACGAGTCAACACCATCGACAAAATCCAAATTTCCAGTCTTCGTACCGTACATCCATCATCGATTCCTCTATGCACGAAAAAATGTGTAAGAATTTAAATTTAATAAAAATATCATCTCTACATATAGATTTTTAATTTGTCAAGTTTCATAATGAATATGATACTTTACATATATCTACGTCATCCGACTTCGTGAATAATGAACTTAAAAAATTAATTATTCTTGAAATGGTATCAAACAATTATAGAAttttaaataaaataaaaaacatCCCAATCATCACAATTAAGAAATGCCTTCTAAATTAATTAAGAAAGAACCTTTACATCCCGATCATCACAATTGTGACAATAATCTAACCATAAATAGCTAGTTCCGTACCTTGAATCAAGTATGTGAAGGCCAACCATCAGTTCATTACAAAATGCATGATTAATCTAAGATAAAGAGTATGAATCCATTGGATTTCTAGCCACTAACCTAGCACAAGTTGGCGCGCTCAAACAACAAAAAAGAGGAGTCTCCATGATGACTTTTGATGAGAAATGATCCTAAAATGAAGAAAAAAGCTCTCAACAATCAATTCATCCGAAATGCAAGATTAATCCAAAAAATGGGTAGAAATCCAATGGATTGATGGTTACTAACCTTAGAAAATGTTGGTGGAGTCCATATATCAAGAATGGGGAGGTTTCATGAGAATTTTGGCAAAAACCGGCCGCAACAATGGAGAGGGGTGTGGCCGTCGGGTTGGAGAAGAAAGGTggtgggaggaagaaggggttgGGGTTTTGTACTTATACAGGCTCATCACCGCCGGTTCGTATTATAAACCGGATGATCGTGGCtggaaccggcggtgatggctgGCGAcaccatcaccgccggttcatATTACCCGAACCGGTGGTGATGAGGACTATCACCGCCGGTTCGTATTACCTGAACCAGCGGTGATGAGGACTATCACCACCGGTTCCAACGGCCACTACAGCCACCAACTTTGAAACCAGCGGTGAAAGCCCGTTTGCAAAGACTAATGCTGTAGTAGTGAACTAACCGTGCAACACTTTGGAATTTTGCAATTTCACTGATATTGCATCAATGGGAAGGAAATTGCTCTAACTTAGTTCTTATTTCAGATGCAACTAAATTGCAGTTTGAGTTAAATTACTATCATGTAGAAGTTTGGGAGATTGAATGTATCATTGCCAAGCTGTAATTTTTTGTCACAGTTATAGTTTTATTAAGCCATCTTAATACTATTTCAGGTTGCTGAACGGAAAGTAAATAGAAGAAAAATTGAAAATAGCATGAAGCTTTTGCAAAATTTGAAGACGACCATGGTGGTTTCAATCGGTTGAAGAGCCCTTAGGCTACCTAATTTAAACTTTGTTTTGATAATATGTTCAGACAAATTATATGACTTTGCTATTTATGTCGATTGAATAAAAAACGGGTACTACTATGTGTCTTCTATGAGCTCGTAGCCGCTCCGTCCGCCTGTGCTATTTCTTTACAATAGATCAAGATTGACTCTGCTAATAGCTTAGCCTGTAGTGCATCCACGTTGGTGAAAACACACAGAATCGGCTAGTCGTcagtgaaatatatttttttttgcaaaatagccGAGTAGGAGTAGGTACTGCCAACGAAACTTCTTATCTTCAGTTGGAATTTTAAAATCGAAGCGACGTCTTTATATTGTGCCTTGTGCATTTTTTTTTGTAATCCAATGGATACGGCCGAATGTTATGACATTTGCTTGTGCGATATTTTTGTTTTTTACCCTGCTTGGAAAATGTCAGGCGCCCAGTCAATAGATGTTATGTAACCAACAGAGCCGTAATAAGGATACCCAGAATTATTCTTCAACAAGCATAAATTGATTATTCGTGACCTTTGCCTTGGTTGGTGTCGTTTCACTTTCCTTGGACTTCCTTTCTCAGGACCTAGTGGTTCAATTCCTTCGTCAGTGGACACTGGCTTCCTTCTGTTAAGCCTCCTTTCACGACCTTTTATCTATCAATCACCAGAGAGAACACTCGCTAGACATATCACCTGCTAGGAGCAATCAAACAAGCTTAGTTTGCGGACCATaatcagagagagagagagagagagagagagagagagagaatgggCAGTTCATCCGGGCTTGTAGACTGGAGAGGACGGCCGGTGAACACAAAGAAGCATGGAGGAGTGAGAGCTTCAATCTTCATTCATGGTAGGCCAGTGGTATTTAAGTGCTCTCCAGTCTCCGCCACTGTGTGTCTGCGAATCTAGTCGTCATCATCGATGATACAAAGTTATTCTTTTGGCTTCCGGTCTGTTTTCTTATAATCTAGAAACAACTGCCGATTCTGTTTTCTCTGCCACTATATATAAGGCTTAAGCAGATTTTTGATCTTCTCTCTTTTGTAATCCAAAATTTTGTACATACTCCCTCTCTGTTCTTTATTAAATGAGGTTTAGAAAAGCTAATTAGTTAAAAATGAACTAATTAGCTTGTACAAACGTTATTTGTTTAAGGACGGAGAGAGTACTTAGTATTACACAAGACAATTTGTTCAGATAGATTCTTAGACAAGGTTCATCTATCACAACATAAGAAATACTTTCCATAGCTAGCTTTCTATTCTCACCTACTCCCGTTTTATTGCTTAACGTGTGTATTCGGCAAAATTTAGGACTATTATTCTTTTCTACTCGATGTTCACATCCATGCTTGTTGTTAGCCATCGGTGTCTCGATCAAACCATCCACACGCTAAACGCTCTAGTGCTTGCAATGATTCTGACGTCTACAGTGGCCACTTCCCTGTAGCGCTCGTGCTGCTCAGCAACGCAGCCAACATTGCCAATATCTTGAATCTTGTAAGCTACCTGCGCAATGAGATGCACATggacgtcgcgagggcctccacCATGGCAAGCAATTTCTTCGCCGCACTGCAAATGTTCTCCATCCCAGCAGCCTTCCTTGCCGACTCCTACATCAAGCGCTTCTACACCATCCTCATCTTTGGCCCTATTGAGATACTGGTACAAGTTCTACTCCATTTTTTCCCAAAAGATATATACCTCGAATTTTGTTTTGCTTTCAAGGAACAAGTTGGATTAAAAACAAAgaacttttttttaaaaaaactaatATTCTACGCGTGTTTAATAGCTTGCTAGTCCACGCCAGCTAGTGTGTGTAGTGGAGATATTAGTCTTGTCGTTTTCATCATTCTTCCACAACCAATGTAATTATATCCCGGTTGGACCAATGCAATCAGATCCATCAAGACACATGCCCATGCATATGTCGCTGCTCAGCGAAGTGGCAAAAAAATCCAAACGGATAAGATTGTAACAtactttttctttctctctgaGCTGACAAGATGCAATAATGGACTAGACTATGTGCAAACTTTGCAGAGGCTGGGACATGTTTCTATTTTCTAAAAAACCAATAGTTAAGGGATCAGAGTAGTTATTGGTAGTATTATTTTTCCAATTGAGTTTGTTGATTCAGATCTGCACTACATGCATGGGCACATGACAACCGTCATTCTGAAATATTGGTGTCCTCTTGGACAAGGGGGGCAAGATAAGGTCCGGCCTATAAAACGTTTCCCTTTGCTTTTTCAGTGCTTGTGGTGTGCTGTCCCTATTTGGTTTGTTGTTCTATTTGTCCATGTTTTCCAGGTTCTTTAGCTTCTATGTTAATTTGAATGATGCTATTGTATTTTTCGGCCTAGAATATGTTCCTTTTCGTACCTTAAAACTAATAAATATTATTTTATTGAAAATGTTCATTAATGATGGCTTTATATATGTAATCTTCCCCACCTGATAATCTTCAGTCATAAAATTCCAAATCATGTAAGTCAGACAACAAACATTGGTGATGGAAGAACCAATTTAACTAGAATGATCTTTAAACAGCTTAAACGAAACACAGTACGGTGTAACTCACAACTGCGATGCAGGGCTACATCCTTCTGGCGGTGCAAGCACATGTACCGTCCCTGCACCCACCACCGTGCAACCCTGGACAGCAGACAACCACTTGTGAGTCTCTCCACGGCTCGAACCTGAGCCTGCTTCTCCTGGGCCTGTACCTGATCCCCATCGGTGATGGGGCGGCACGGGCGTGCCTGCCGGCTCTTGGCGGGGAACAGTTCAACAAGTCCGATCCCGTGGAGCAGAGGCAAGAGGCGAGCTTCTTCAACTGGTACACCTTCGCGGTGTCGACCGGTGGATTTGTGGGGCTCGTGTTCGTGGTATGGGTTGAGAACAGTAAAGGTTGGGACATCGGGTTCGTTGTGTGTGCCTTGTGTGTGCTCCTGGGGATGCTGATATGGATTGCCGGGTTCCCGTTCTACAGGAACCAGCTGCCAACTGGGAGCCCCATCACAAGAATACTGCAGGTATGCATTGCTTTTAAATTTCGAAGTTGGTCCATTTTCAATGCCTTCACATGAAGTATTATGTTGGAAAACACAGAGAAATAGGCATGTCTTAGTTACTACAGACTCATTAAGCCCACCATTACTGTTTTCATATTATTGATTTTCTGATGTACTAGCCCATATTAAATCTTATTGCCTTATCATCCGTTCCATGTTAGGTTCTTGTAGCAGCATTCAAGAAAAGAAGAGTTAAATTACCAGAAAACCCCAGTGATCTAAAGCAAATAAACCATGATGAAGCCAGTGCCATTGGAATACTACATAGAACCCAGGGATTTCAGTAAGTACAGAATATTTTTTCGATCTCTCCAAGCATTGATGAAATGCAATAAAAGGTTGAAAGTGTCTTCTCATTACTTTTTTTTTCAGTTGCCTTGATAAAGCTGCAGTAGACACCGGAAAGACTGGTGCCTGGTCTTCCTGCAGCATAACTCAGGTGGAGGAGACCAAGATCATCCTTCGCATGGTTCCCATTTTCCTCAGTGCCATCCTTGGATACATTCCGGTGCCTCTGATCCTCAATTTCACCGTGCAGCAGGGCAACACAATGGACACCAGGCTCGGTTCAATTCACATCTCCCCTGCAACACTCTTCGTAATCCCTACGGTCTTCCAGATGGTGATACTTGTCGTTTACGACCGGTTTATTGTGCCCTTCCTGAGAAGAATCACAGGCTATGTGGGTGGCGTCACACACCTCCAGCGCATCGCCATTGGGTTCCTTTCAGCCACAGTGGCCACAGGCATTGCTGCCCTGGTGGAGATCAAGAGGAAAAAGGTGGCAGAAGATAATGGCCTTATGGATGCGACCTCTGGGGTTCCAATATCCGTCTTCTGGTTGACAGTGCAGTTCTTCCTCCTTGGCATTGTTGACGTCACCTCCTTTGTAGGGCTTCTAGAGTTCTTCTACAGCGAAGCATCCATGGGGATGAAGTCCATTGGGAGCTCCATCTTCTACTGCATTCTTGGGGTGTCTGCTTGGCTGGGGAGCTTGCTGATACAATTGGCTAACCGAGTTACAAGACACAGCGATGGTACAGGAGGATGGCTTGATGGGACAAACCTTAACAGAGGGAAACTTGATCGGTTCTATGGGTTGCTAGCAGTTCTTGAGCTAGTGTCGCTATTTATCTACGTGTTCTTTGCGAGGAGGTATGTTTACAGGAATGACCAAAAGGTTGTGGTTGATGAGGACAATAAGATTCCATCAGAACGAGCCATAAATGCCATCTGATCATCTGCAACTATTTCTAAGGCAAACATGGTGAGATGCTTAATTTACAGAAACTACGGTGATGTAAGGAATAGAAGGATGTTATGCGCTTATGCAAACTGTGTTAGAAATATTGGGCCTGTATTGATTGTGTTAGAAATATAGGACATCTTAATGCAATAAGCTGGTCCATTATCCACATGTAAAAAAGTATAACCAGATATTCTAATAATTGAAATACATGTATTGTCT
Above is a genomic segment from Panicum hallii strain FIL2 chromosome 8, PHallii_v3.1, whole genome shotgun sequence containing:
- the LOC112902795 gene encoding protein NRT1/ PTR FAMILY 4.6-like isoform X2 — encoded protein: MGSSSGLVDWRGRPVNTKKHGGVRASIFIHALVLLSNAANIANILNLVSYLRNEMHMDVARASTMASNFFAALQMFSIPAAFLADSYIKRFYTILIFGPIEILGYILLAVQAHVPSLHPPPCNPGQQTTTCESLHGSNLSLLLLGLYLIPIGDGAARACLPALGGEQFNKSDPVEQRQEASFFNWYTFAVSTGGFVGLVFVVWVENSKGWDIGFVVCALCVLLGMLIWIAGFPFYRNQLPTGSPITRILQVLVAAFKKRRVKLPENPSDLKQINHDEASAIGILHRTQGFHCLDKAAVDTGKTGAWSSCSITQQGNTMDTRLGSIHISPATLFVIPTVFQMVILVVYDRFIVPFLRRITGYVGGVTHLQRIAIGFLSATVATGIAALVEIKRKKVAEDNGLMDATSGVPISVFWLTVQFFLLGIVDVTSFVGLLEFFYSEASMGMKSIGSSIFYCILGVSAWLGSLLIQLANRVTRHSDGTGGWLDGTNLNRGKLDRFYGLLAVLELVSLFIYVFFARRYVYRNDQKVVVDEDNKIPSERAINAI
- the LOC112902795 gene encoding protein NRT1/ PTR FAMILY 4.5-like isoform X1 gives rise to the protein MGSSSGLVDWRGRPVNTKKHGGVRASIFIHALVLLSNAANIANILNLVSYLRNEMHMDVARASTMASNFFAALQMFSIPAAFLADSYIKRFYTILIFGPIEILGYILLAVQAHVPSLHPPPCNPGQQTTTCESLHGSNLSLLLLGLYLIPIGDGAARACLPALGGEQFNKSDPVEQRQEASFFNWYTFAVSTGGFVGLVFVVWVENSKGWDIGFVVCALCVLLGMLIWIAGFPFYRNQLPTGSPITRILQVLVAAFKKRRVKLPENPSDLKQINHDEASAIGILHRTQGFHCLDKAAVDTGKTGAWSSCSITQVEETKIILRMVPIFLSAILGYIPVPLILNFTVQQGNTMDTRLGSIHISPATLFVIPTVFQMVILVVYDRFIVPFLRRITGYVGGVTHLQRIAIGFLSATVATGIAALVEIKRKKVAEDNGLMDATSGVPISVFWLTVQFFLLGIVDVTSFVGLLEFFYSEASMGMKSIGSSIFYCILGVSAWLGSLLIQLANRVTRHSDGTGGWLDGTNLNRGKLDRFYGLLAVLELVSLFIYVFFARRYVYRNDQKVVVDEDNKIPSERAINAI
- the LOC112902795 gene encoding protein NRT1/ PTR FAMILY 4.5-like isoform X3 codes for the protein MGYILLAVQAHVPSLHPPPCNPGQQTTTCESLHGSNLSLLLLGLYLIPIGDGAARACLPALGGEQFNKSDPVEQRQEASFFNWYTFAVSTGGFVGLVFVVWVENSKGWDIGFVVCALCVLLGMLIWIAGFPFYRNQLPTGSPITRILQVLVAAFKKRRVKLPENPSDLKQINHDEASAIGILHRTQGFHCLDKAAVDTGKTGAWSSCSITQVEETKIILRMVPIFLSAILGYIPVPLILNFTVQQGNTMDTRLGSIHISPATLFVIPTVFQMVILVVYDRFIVPFLRRITGYVGGVTHLQRIAIGFLSATVATGIAALVEIKRKKVAEDNGLMDATSGVPISVFWLTVQFFLLGIVDVTSFVGLLEFFYSEASMGMKSIGSSIFYCILGVSAWLGSLLIQLANRVTRHSDGTGGWLDGTNLNRGKLDRFYGLLAVLELVSLFIYVFFARRYVYRNDQKVVVDEDNKIPSERAINAI